From Calothrix sp. PCC 6303, a single genomic window includes:
- the rbsK gene encoding ribokinase: protein MSVIVFGSINIDLVATAPRLPVAGETLLGGEFFKAPGGKGANQAVAVARLGIPTHLVGRVGAHSFGNELIDSLQVAGVRTENVSIEATVSSGVAVIIVGDGGENQIIVIPGANGYVDNEDVARLLQILPTAKVLLLQLEVPMSAIVAAAKAAHNLGVKVILDPAPVQSNIPDELYHLVDIITPNEVEAGQIVGFPVVDEDSAAQATKTLLEKGVKCAIVKLGSKGVYCGTQDESFFIPAFTVQAVDTTAAGDAFNGGLAAGLAEDLSLRECVVWGAAAGALAAMKQGAQPSLPDRFMFDAFLQEREIGKN, encoded by the coding sequence ATGAGTGTTATCGTCTTTGGTAGCATCAACATCGACTTAGTAGCAACAGCACCTAGGTTGCCAGTTGCAGGTGAAACGCTGCTGGGAGGCGAATTTTTTAAAGCCCCAGGTGGAAAGGGTGCAAACCAAGCTGTGGCAGTAGCGAGGTTAGGTATCCCAACCCATTTAGTTGGGCGTGTTGGGGCACATAGTTTTGGCAATGAACTTATTGATAGTCTTCAAGTTGCAGGTGTACGCACTGAAAATGTTTCTATCGAAGCTACGGTTAGTTCTGGGGTAGCTGTAATTATTGTGGGTGATGGTGGGGAAAATCAAATTATCGTCATTCCTGGTGCCAACGGGTATGTAGATAATGAAGATGTGGCAAGATTGTTACAGATTTTACCTACCGCTAAGGTTTTGCTATTGCAGCTAGAAGTTCCCATGTCTGCAATTGTTGCTGCTGCGAAGGCGGCACATAATTTAGGAGTCAAAGTTATTTTAGATCCTGCTCCCGTGCAATCAAATATACCTGATGAACTTTACCATCTGGTGGATATTATTACCCCAAACGAGGTGGAAGCTGGACAAATAGTCGGTTTTCCGGTTGTAGATGAAGATTCAGCAGCCCAAGCAACAAAAACTTTACTAGAAAAAGGAGTTAAATGTGCCATCGTCAAACTAGGTAGCAAAGGAGTATATTGTGGTACTCAAGATGAAAGTTTTTTTATTCCAGCCTTTACAGTTCAAGCAGTGGATACAACTGCGGCAGGAGATGCTTTTAATGGAGGTTTAGCAGCAGGACTTGCTGAAGATTTAAGTCTGCGAGAATGTGTGGTTTGGGGTGCGGCAGCAGGTGCTTTGGCAGCTATGAAACAGGGGGCACAGCCATCACTTCCTGATAGATTTATGTTTGATGCTTTTTTACAAGAGAGAGAAATCGGCAAAAATTAG
- a CDS encoding calcium-binding protein gives MSTVEIDESRENRIKEEILVDAEDKEDRAMGWYYYLDDMLNFPFNAKWVKKGRKPSTTAKEKEVEVLGMASEDECLRDMLVEIVEVGGSDEDVEVARLSDLTVLDTDDETREALADWYYWQGRGYKF, from the coding sequence ATGTCCACTGTTGAAATTGATGAAAGCCGCGAAAATCGCATCAAAGAAGAAATACTTGTAGATGCCGAAGACAAAGAAGATCGGGCTATGGGCTGGTATTATTATTTGGATGATATGCTGAATTTTCCATTTAACGCCAAATGGGTCAAAAAAGGACGTAAACCTTCAACAACCGCAAAGGAGAAGGAAGTTGAGGTTTTAGGTATGGCATCCGAAGATGAGTGTCTACGGGATATGTTGGTGGAAATTGTCGAAGTTGGTGGTAGTGATGAAGACGTAGAAGTTGCCCGTTTAAGTGATTTAACTGTGCTAGATACTGATGATGAAACACGAGAAGCCCTTGCTGATTGGTATTATTGGCAAGGAAGAGGATATAAGTTTTGA
- a CDS encoding ParA family protein — MGYVIATANMKGGVGKTTVTVNLATCLAKNHGKRVLVLDLDTQISATLSLMSPVDFANRRKQRKTFRHLIDRVITPEEKQKHTIQDIIQTEVCNLPGLNLLPGDIDLYDEFVVSELLHQQAMSLGEKDFETVWNRFERILLAKILEPIRDDYDFIILDCAPGYNLLTRSALATSDFYLLPAKPEPLSVVGIQLLERRIAQLKDSHEHEAKIDIKMLGIVFTMFSNNILNGRYYKQVLNRVYQDFGDAKVFKNQIPVDMNVAKAVDSFMPVVLSNPQSSGSRAFQQMTQELLQKL, encoded by the coding sequence ATGGGATATGTAATTGCGACTGCAAATATGAAAGGTGGTGTTGGCAAGACTACCGTAACTGTGAATTTAGCAACTTGTTTAGCAAAGAATCATGGTAAGCGGGTGTTGGTGCTAGATTTAGATACACAAATTAGTGCAACCTTGAGTTTGATGTCTCCGGTTGATTTTGCTAATCGTCGCAAACAACGTAAGACTTTTCGTCATTTGATAGATCGAGTTATTACCCCTGAAGAGAAACAAAAACATACTATTCAAGATATTATTCAAACTGAAGTTTGTAACTTGCCGGGATTAAATTTGTTACCAGGTGATATTGATTTGTATGATGAGTTTGTAGTATCAGAGTTGCTGCATCAACAAGCAATGAGTTTGGGTGAAAAAGATTTTGAAACGGTTTGGAATCGTTTTGAAAGGATTCTCTTAGCGAAGATTTTAGAACCAATTCGTGATGATTATGATTTTATTATCTTGGATTGCGCTCCAGGATATAATTTATTGACTCGTAGTGCTTTGGCAACTAGTGATTTTTATTTACTTCCTGCCAAACCAGAACCTCTCTCTGTAGTGGGTATTCAGTTGCTAGAAAGGCGGATTGCCCAGTTAAAAGATAGTCACGAGCATGAAGCAAAAATAGATATCAAAATGTTGGGAATAGTGTTTACAATGTTTAGTAATAATATTCTCAATGGTCGATATTATAAACAGGTGTTAAATCGAGTATATCAAGACTTTGGAGATGCAAAAGTTTTTAAAAATCAAATACCTGTAGATATGAATGTAGCGAAAGCTGTTGATAGTTTTATGCCTGTAGTTTTAAGTAATCCTCAGTCTTCTGGTTCTAGAGCTTTTCAACAAATGACACAGGAGTTATTACAAAAATTATAA
- a CDS encoding AAA family ATPase gives MSFNPELCRNESEVESKLIVQYLLPELGYTPDTWHQEVAVGSIRLDFLAFAAQVIPFVLDANSPLGVVMEAKHPRQNLNNHLIKLRYYLTKLHVRYGLLTNGKELRIYEKDQDDIKLLFRCLGSEIETKISDIKELIARDSLRSYSVEPTQIIIKPKPTSKQIMKVIAVYHNKGGVGKTTTVVNLAAAMRKKGKRVLVIDLDSQANTTFATGLVKFDDEEDDDIRYSNILQVLESEEFYPISEVARKSDFCNPEIYVVPAHIDLMKKENELQQLADTNLALIQKLDEVKDKYDVVLIDTPPSLNLYARIALYTSDYLIIPSDLKPFANQGLTNVKEFIKKANAFKKQVKMNPLEILGVLPCKISTNSKFVQFTLKSRIDKISKKYDLNVFDTVIYERDDLAKCAEKVLVVGDMEIADPISVLDFKPNSISSQEFELLAKEVLTKIGMN, from the coding sequence TTGTCATTCAATCCTGAACTTTGTCGCAACGAAAGCGAGGTTGAAAGCAAACTCATCGTGCAATATTTATTGCCAGAGTTGGGATATACTCCTGATACATGGCATCAAGAGGTTGCTGTAGGTAGTATTCGCTTAGATTTTTTAGCATTTGCCGCACAGGTTATCCCTTTTGTTTTAGATGCTAACTCTCCTTTGGGTGTTGTCATGGAAGCGAAGCATCCTAGACAAAATTTAAATAATCATCTGATCAAGCTACGATATTATTTGACAAAGTTGCATGTTAGATATGGGTTACTAACAAACGGGAAGGAACTCAGGATTTATGAGAAAGATCAAGATGATATTAAGTTGTTATTTCGATGTTTGGGAAGTGAAATAGAAACAAAAATATCTGATATTAAGGAATTAATTGCTAGGGATAGTCTAAGAAGCTATTCAGTCGAGCCAACACAAATAATAATAAAACCTAAACCAACTTCTAAACAAATAATGAAAGTAATTGCAGTCTACCATAACAAAGGTGGTGTCGGTAAAACCACAACTGTTGTTAATTTAGCAGCAGCTATGAGAAAAAAGGGTAAAAGGGTTTTAGTAATCGATTTAGATAGTCAAGCTAATACAACTTTTGCTACTGGATTAGTGAAATTTGATGATGAAGAAGACGATGATATTAGATATTCTAATATTCTCCAAGTATTAGAATCGGAAGAATTCTATCCGATTTCGGAAGTGGCTAGAAAGTCAGATTTTTGTAACCCTGAAATATATGTAGTTCCCGCACATATTGATTTGATGAAAAAAGAGAATGAGTTACAGCAATTAGCAGACACTAATTTGGCTTTAATTCAAAAACTGGATGAAGTTAAAGATAAATACGATGTGGTTTTGATTGATACACCACCATCTTTAAACTTATATGCACGAATTGCCTTATATACTTCAGACTACCTAATTATTCCATCAGATTTAAAACCATTCGCTAATCAAGGGTTGACTAATGTCAAAGAATTTATCAAGAAAGCTAATGCATTTAAAAAGCAGGTCAAAATGAATCCATTAGAAATTCTTGGTGTTCTACCTTGTAAGATATCAACGAATAGTAAGTTTGTACAATTTACATTGAAAAGTAGAATAGATAAAATATCTAAAAAATATGATTTGAATGTTTTTGATACAGTGATATATGAACGTGATGATTTAGCAAAGTGTGCAGAAAAAGTTCTTGTTGTGGGTGATATGGAAATTGCCGATCCTATTTCTGTTTTAGATTTCAAACCAAATTCAATTTCATCTCAAGAATTTGAGCTATTAGCTAAAGAGGTATTAACTAAAATAGGAATGAATTAA
- a CDS encoding ParB N-terminal domain-containing protein gives MKLSTSLVAVKKITCNTPRSNFLHEKIEQAAQQILAVEGLINPIVVRKTGLQAYEVIQGDFEYYAAARAREINLKLGEMVSVYIVDEENQEVLLEQIKIFRSSDEYAGNSNLTSYELSNDVNSDKIISTFTRMFANLESRFEQITQQLVESAKEKMRLESEIKEIKARLTDKMTPLEVFNQSDMVQLTKKLINTGISEGEAKKKAEAIISVRDRQENQKFLSLNNVVEKVKLKRGKRQEKAIGEKKMLQIIDIWSE, from the coding sequence ATGAAATTATCTACATCACTAGTTGCAGTTAAGAAAATTACTTGCAACACTCCACGTTCAAACTTTCTTCATGAAAAAATAGAACAAGCTGCACAACAGATATTAGCAGTGGAAGGACTGATTAACCCGATTGTAGTTCGTAAAACCGGCTTACAAGCTTACGAAGTAATTCAGGGAGATTTTGAATACTATGCTGCTGCTAGGGCTAGGGAAATAAATCTTAAATTAGGAGAAATGGTTAGTGTTTATATTGTTGATGAGGAGAATCAAGAAGTTTTACTTGAGCAAATAAAGATATTTAGATCAAGCGATGAATATGCTGGTAATTCAAATTTAACTTCATATGAATTGAGTAATGATGTCAATTCAGACAAAATTATCAGCACTTTTACAAGAATGTTTGCTAACTTGGAATCTCGGTTTGAGCAAATTACTCAACAACTTGTTGAATCAGCAAAAGAAAAGATGAGATTAGAGTCAGAAATTAAAGAGATAAAAGCCAGACTAACTGACAAAATGACACCTTTAGAAGTGTTTAATCAATCAGACATGGTGCAATTAACAAAAAAATTAATTAATACTGGAATTAGTGAGGGAGAAGCAAAGAAAAAGGCTGAAGCAATTATATCGGTTCGTGATAGACAAGAAAATCAGAAATTTTTATCTCTCAACAATGTTGTAGAAAAAGTGAAGTTAAAGCGCGGTAAAAGGCAAGAGAAAGCTATTGGTGAGAAAAAAATGCTGCAAATCATAGATATTTGGTCTGAATGA
- a CDS encoding Na(+)/H(+) antiporter subunit B → MKWVYVIAGIALFVKMLFIPNPTTEFPMSIVEAVVQDSGVPNAVSGIIFRNRLYDTIFEVVVFTIAILGASFLLANERPFCSIYHFTDRPSIILARLGATISALVGIELGIRGHLSPGGGFAAGVAGGTAIGLVAITASSEWMQGIYKRWHAAKWEKISVLVFIVLSVITLSGWELPFGELGTLFSGGILPLLNFLVAIKVALGSWAVILVFIRYRGLL, encoded by the coding sequence ATGAAATGGGTTTATGTTATTGCAGGAATCGCCCTATTCGTGAAAATGCTGTTTATTCCCAATCCAACAACCGAATTTCCCATGTCAATTGTGGAAGCAGTTGTCCAAGATAGCGGTGTACCAAATGCTGTTTCCGGTATCATTTTTCGGAATCGACTTTATGACACCATTTTTGAAGTTGTGGTTTTTACCATTGCCATCTTGGGAGCCAGTTTCCTCTTAGCAAATGAAAGACCATTCTGTTCTATTTATCACTTCACAGATAGACCATCAATAATTTTAGCTCGGTTGGGTGCCACCATTTCCGCCTTAGTGGGAATCGAGTTAGGGATTCGCGGACATCTCAGCCCTGGTGGTGGTTTTGCGGCTGGAGTTGCCGGAGGAACAGCAATTGGGTTGGTGGCAATTACCGCATCTTCAGAATGGATGCAGGGAATTTATAAACGCTGGCACGCTGCCAAATGGGAGAAAATATCAGTATTGGTTTTCATCGTGTTATCAGTAATTACCCTATCTGGATGGGAATTACCCTTTGGAGAATTGGGGACATTATTTAGTGGTGGAATTCTACCCTTACTGAATTTCTTGGTTGCCATCAAAGTTGCGTTAGGTTCCTGGGCAGTTATTCTCGTATTTATCCGTTATCGGGGGTTGTTGTGA
- a CDS encoding DUF4040 domain-containing protein, with translation MNHLDSFIYIIVALLPLTACLVVLQVNPYHALALRGILGAIAALVYGILGAADVALTEALMGTLLAITLYAVAVRSSLVLRLGVLGDGENQETFQELFADFRKVLKKRHMRLEVSIYNDVQALQRALNEKEIHGTCTKSGIEQPNFKTTFRIQRIYDIMQNELDSPTTVINYVNVSDTSVEKLEEQHL, from the coding sequence ATGAACCATCTTGATAGTTTTATTTATATTATCGTTGCCTTATTACCCTTAACAGCCTGCTTGGTAGTACTTCAAGTTAACCCTTACCATGCTCTAGCACTACGGGGAATCTTAGGTGCGATCGCAGCTTTGGTTTATGGGATATTAGGAGCAGCAGATGTGGCTTTAACTGAAGCTTTGATGGGTACACTGTTAGCAATCACATTATATGCCGTAGCGGTGCGTTCCTCCCTAGTATTGCGTTTGGGCGTACTTGGAGATGGGGAAAACCAAGAGACTTTTCAGGAACTTTTCGCTGACTTCCGCAAGGTTCTCAAAAAACGCCACATGCGACTAGAAGTATCCATATACAACGATGTCCAAGCTTTGCAGCGTGCGTTGAATGAAAAAGAAATTCACGGAACCTGCACCAAATCAGGAATTGAACAGCCGAATTTCAAAACCACATTTCGGATTCAACGCATCTATGACATCATGCAAAACGAACTTGATTCCCCCACAACAGTTATCAACTACGTAAATGTATCAGATACAAGTGTAGAAAAATTAGAGGAGCAGCATCTATGA
- a CDS encoding monovalent cation/H(+) antiporter subunit G → MINVISYGCIAVGIFFWFWGTFPLLGKRSVLFKLHSLSVADTLGSIAIVFGLLLKIPSETPLLILAIITLGIWNTMLGYVLAYCSTAEDNSNEPS, encoded by the coding sequence ATGATCAACGTAATTAGTTATGGCTGCATTGCTGTCGGCATCTTTTTCTGGTTTTGGGGTACATTTCCCCTTTTGGGTAAACGCTCGGTATTATTTAAACTCCATAGTCTTTCCGTTGCCGATACCCTGGGTTCCATCGCAATTGTCTTTGGATTATTACTAAAAATACCCAGTGAAACCCCCCTACTCATCCTTGCCATCATCACCCTAGGAATATGGAACACCATGCTGGGGTACGTTTTAGCCTACTGTTCAACTGCGGAGGATAATAGCAATGAACCATCTTGA
- a CDS encoding Na+/H+ antiporter subunit E: MMGHLIGDLILRLTIWFLLTSDLSVANIIIGVIIAVLLPRGYPSRETFKDWLYILGKIIMAIPQAYMEAVEIILRPHQHEDVILERVQSKRSPRLIFLDIFLITFTPKTIVQKYHQDGYYEVHRVRRRAKNP; encoded by the coding sequence ATGATGGGACATTTGATTGGAGATTTGATTTTACGACTAACTATTTGGTTTTTGCTCACCTCCGATTTGAGCGTGGCAAATATCATCATCGGTGTAATTATTGCCGTGCTTTTACCCCGTGGCTATCCATCCCGCGAAACCTTCAAAGATTGGCTCTACATACTAGGTAAAATTATTATGGCGATTCCCCAAGCTTATATGGAAGCAGTGGAAATCATCCTTCGTCCCCATCAACACGAAGACGTAATTTTGGAGCGAGTCCAATCCAAGCGATCGCCTAGATTAATTTTCCTTGATATCTTCCTCATTACCTTCACCCCGAAAACAATTGTTCAGAAATATCACCAAGATGGTTACTATGAAGTACACCGGGTACGACGGAGGGCAAAAAATCCATGA